From the Campylobacter volucris genome, the window ATGAACACTTTTATAGCATTATCTGCTGTTTCTATGTTAGCAGGAACTATGCTTTTAATGTGGATTGGTGAGCAAATCACTCAACGCGGAATAGGAAATGGTATTTCATTGATTATCTTTGGAGGTATTGTTTCTACTATCCCAGGTGCGATTAGCGGAACAGTAAATTTGGTAAATACAGGTGAAATGAATTTCTTGACTATCATTGCCATTTTAGTTGTGATTTTACTTACTATTTGGGCAATTATCATTGTAGAACTTGGAGAAAGAAGAATTCCTATTTCTTATTCAAGAAAAGTAATCATGCAAAATCAAAACAAACGCATTATGAATTATATTCCTATTAAAATTAATTTAAGTGGGGTAATTCCTCCGATTTTTGCAAGTGCGATTTTGATGTTTCCAAGTACTATTTTGCAATCAAGTACAAATGAATATGTATTAAAAATTTATGATTTTTTAAATCCTAATGGATTTTTCTTTCATTTTTTAACATTTTTACTTGTTATCTTTTTTGCATATTTTTATGCATCAATTGTTTTTAATGCAAAAGACATAGCTGAAAATCTAAAAAGACAAGGTGGTTTTATACCAGGAATTAGACCAGGAGAAGGAACGGCTAATTATTTAAATGAAATCGCATCAAGATTAACACTTTCAGGTTCTATTTATTTAGGACTTGTATCAACTTTACCTTGGTTGATAGTTAAATTTTTTGGCGTGCCTTTTTATTTTGGTGGAACTTCTGTGTTGATTGTTGTTCAAGTTGCATTAGATACAATGAGAAAAATAGAAGCTCAAATTTATATGAATAAATACCAAACTTTAAGCGCGGTAGGTTTATAAGAAAGTAGATGATTCTACTTTCTTGACTTTTAAAATGAAATTAGGTGTTTTTGATAGCGGTGTAGGGGGGCTTAGTGTCTTAAAATCGCTTTTACAAACTAATTTTTTTGAAGAATATATTTATTATGGAGATACCGCAAGGGTTCCATATGGAGTAAAAGATAAAGATACTATCGTTAAATTTTCCCTAGAAGCATTAGAATTTTTCAATCAAAAACAAGTTGATATGTTAATCATTGCTTGTAATACAGTAAGTGCTTATGCTTTAGAAATATTAAGAGCTAATGCAAAATTTCCAATATTAGGGGTAATTGAAGCAGGTGTTTTAGCTACGACAAATACTCTTAATGATAAAAATTCTAAAATTTTAGTCATTGCAACTAAGGCTACAATAAATTCTCATCAATATAAACAACGACTATCTCAAGAAGGCTATTTGGCAGTAGAAGAAAGAGCCACTGGACTTTTTGTGCCTATGGTAGAAGAAGGAATTTTTCAAGGAGATTTTTTAAATTCAGCTTTTAAGTATTATTTTGATGATCTTACTTATATCCCTGATGCATTGATTTTAGCTTGTACGCATTTTCCTTTGATTTCAAAATCCTTACAGCAGTATTTTGGTAAGCAAACTAGACTTATTCATTCTGGCGAAGCCATAGCTTTGCAACTTAAAAAAGAGTATAATTTAAAAGAAAAATATCATAACCCTAAAGTTTCATTTTTTGCCTCAAGTGATGAAGAAAAATTAAAAAATATTGCAAAAATTTGGCTTTATTGATATTTGTTTAATATATATATTTTTTCATTTATAATTTATTCTTATTTAAACTTATATTCATTATAATCCTTATCATTTCAAAATGAAAGGACTAAAATGAAAAAAATGTTGATGTGTGCTGCTATGGCACTGAGTTTAGGAGCAGGAATTGTGGAAGCAAAACCAAAAATTGCAATTTTAGCAACTGGTGGAACTATAGCTGGATCTATCGATAGCGCGGTAGCAACTACTGGTTATACAGCAGGTGTTGTAGGGGTAGATGCTTTGATTAAAGCAGTTCCTCAAATTCAAGATCTAGCTGTGATTGAAGGTGAGCAAATTGCAAACATTGATAGTAAAGATATGACAAATGAAATTTGGCTTAAACTTGCTAAAGAAGTAAATAAACTTTTAAAAAGTGATGTAGATGGAGTGGTGATTACTCATGGTACTGATACCATGGAAGAAACGGCTTATTTTTTAAATTTAACTGTTAAAAGTGATAAGCCTGTTGTTTTAGTTGGTGCAATGCGTCCTTCAACAGCTATAAGTGCTGATGGTCCGAAAAATCTTTATAATGCTGTGGCATTAGCTGTGGATCCACAAGCAAAAAATAAAGGCGTGATGGTTGCTATGGATGATAGAATTCAAAGTGCAAGAGGAGTAATGAAAACCCATAGTTTAAATGTCGATGCATTCAGCTCACCTGATATGGGAGATATGGGCTATATAGTAGATGGTAAAGTATTTTTTTATAATACTAACCCAAAATTACACACTAAAAAATCACCTTTTGATGTAAGCAAATTAAAAGAATTACCAAAAGTTGATATCCTTTATAGTTATGCAAATGATGGTAGTGGAGTTGCAGCTAAGGCTTTATTTGAAAATGGTACTAAAGGTATAGTAGTAGCTGGAACAGGTGCTGGTAGTATTCATGATTATCAAAAAGATGTTTTAAAAGAGCTTTTGAAAAAAGGTCTTAAAGTAGCAGTAAGCTCTCGTGTTGTATCAGGTAGAGTAGCAGTAAGTGAAGCTGATGCAAAACTTGGTTTTATTGATACAGGTGATATGAGCCCACAAAAAGCTAGAGTTTTATTAATGCTTGCTTTAACAAAAACTAACGATCCTAAAAAAATTCAAGAGTATTTCCTAAAATATTAAAATTTAATTGCCTAAATTGCAATAAAATGCAATTTGGGTAAAAATTAGTCAATTTATCCAATGTCTATCAAGGAGATAAAATGAGACAATATGAAACATATAAATGTCAAAAATGTGGCAATGAAGTAGAAGTTCAAAATGTTGGTGGTGGAAAGCTTAGCTGTTGCAATGAAGAAATGCAATGTATTACTAAAGATCTCACAGCTGTAAATTTAATGAAAGCCTTTGCTGGAGAATCTATGGCTAGAAATAAATACGACTTATTTGCAGATATCGCTCAAGAAGAAGGTTGGCATGCAATTGCAAGACATTTTAGAGAAGCTGCTGAAAATGAAAAATGGCATGCAAGAGCTGAATTTAAAGCTTATCATGAATTAGTTGATGGTAAAGCTTTAGAAGAAACAGCTAAGAATTTAATTTGTGCAGCTGATGGTGAAAATTATGAACATACTATCATGTATCCAAATTTTGCAAAAATTGCAGAAGATGAAGGAAAGAAAAATATAGCAAGATTATTTACTGCTATTGGTAAAGTAGAGATTGAACATGAAAGAGAGTATTTAGCACTTAAAAAAATGCTTGAAGAAGAAGACTTTTTTAATTCTGAAGTAGAAGATTTATGGGTTTGTGAAGTTTGCGGTCATATACATCGTGGCAAAAAAGCTCCAGCAGCCTGTCCTTTGTGTAAAGCTCCAAAAGAATACTTCAAACGCGAATTTTTAGGATAATCTTTAAAGCCTTGATAAAAATGATAAAATATTTTATTTTTATCAAAGGCTAAATATGCAGTTTCTAACCCATCCTTTTGAACCTTTTTTTGATGAAAATTCAAAAATTTTAATTTTAGGTTCTTTTCCTTCTATAAAATCAAGAGAAGAAAATTTTTATTATCAACATAGTAAAAATCGTTTTTGGAAGATTTTTGAGCTTTTGTTTGATTGTAAATTACAAACTATATATGATCAAAAATTATTTTTAAAAACTCATCATATAGCACTTTGGGATGTTATAGCAAGTTGCAAGATAAAAAATTCAGATGATAAAACTATTTCTTATGCAAAAGCAAATGATATCAATGTCATTTTAAACAAAGCAAAGATAGAAAAAATTTTTGTTTTGGGAAAAATTGCAAGTAAATATTTTGTGAAATTTTATCCTGATGTTAAATTTTTTGAGCTTCCATCAAGCTCTCCTGCAAATATGAGTTATTCTTTAGAAGATCTAGTTCAAAAATACAGCATTATCAAGGAAAATTAATGGACTTAGTTGGGGTAGATGAAGCAGGACGCGGAGCTTTAGCAGGAGATATGCATATGGGAGCTTGTAAGCTTTTTGTTGATATAGCTGATTTAAAAGATTCTAAAAAATTAAGTGAGAAAAAAAGAGCTATTTTATATGAAAAAATCATACAAAATTCAAATTTTTTGATCTTAGCATTTTCTCCTTTTCAAATTGATCAATTAGGTCTTAGTAAATGTTTGCAATTAGGCCTTAAAATCATAAAAATGCATTTTAATGATAGTGAAATTTTATATGATGGAAATTTAAATTATGGAGTTGATGGGATTAAAACCATGGTCAAAGCTGATGCAAAAATTCAAGCTGTTTCAGCTGCTAGTATCTTGGCTAAATTTAGTAGAGATCAAAAAATGAAATTTTTATCACAAATTTATCCAGAGTATGGCTTTGATAAACATAAAGGATATGGAACAAATTTTCATTTAGAAAAAATCAAAATTTATAATTACACTCCTATTCATAGAAAAAGTTTTATAGTGAAAAAATTTGAAAAAACTTTGTTTGATTTGAGCTGAAATATTTGATGAAATATTTTTAATAATAACAATTTATAATAAAATATTATTAAAAAATCTAAATTTTTTCATAAAATCATAAAATTTAAGAAATTTTAATTTTTTTATCTATATAGTATTGCTGATGTTTTAAAAACTTTTTATTTTTTAAAGGAGAAATTGTGGATAAACTTCAGTGGAATTCTTTTGACAAGCGTTGGATGCTTTCTCTTTTTGGGACAGCAGTTGGAGCTGGAATTTTATTTTTACCTATTAAGGCAGGTATTGGAGGTTTTTGGCCTGTTGTTGTTATGACTTTGATTATTTTTCCAATGGTCTATTTAAGTCATAGGGCTTTAAGTCGTTTTGTTTGTCAAGCACATGGACATGATAGAGATATCACTCACGCAGCTGAAGAATATTTTGGTAGAAAAGTGAGTGTTTTTATTTCAGTGCTTTATTTTTTTGCTATTTTCCCAATTTGTTTAGCATATTGTGTGGGTATTACAAATACATTTGAAAGTTTTATCTATCATCAATTTTTACCATTATTAAACCCAGATGGTACTTTAGCTAGTAGTATTCGTATGATGTATGAAACTAATGTTGAAGCAAATGGCAAAACCATAGTTAGTCTTTTACCGTTATATAGGGCTATACTTGCATTTGTTTTAGTAAGTATTTTTATGCTTATTATGCTTTTTAGTGAAGAATTAATCACTAAAGTTTGTCAATGGCTTGTTTATCCTTTATGCGCTATTTTATTTTTATTTTCTTTATATCTTATACCGCAATGGTCTTTTGAAAGTTTTGGTGCGATTCCAGGAATGAAAGAATTTATCACTATAGTATGGCTAACTTTACCGGTTTTAGTATTTTCTTTTAATCATTCTCCAGCTATTTCTACTTTTTCTTTAAGTGTAAAAAGAGAGTATAAAGAAAATTCAGTCCAAAAAGCAAATCAAATTTTATTTAGAACTTCAGTTATGCTTTTAATATTTGTAATGTTTTTTGTGGTTTCTTGCGTGCTTTCTTTAACTCCAGCAGAATTAGCTGATGCAAGGGCTCAAAACATACCTGTGCTTTCTTATTTTGCTAATAAACTTGACAATCCATTTATTTCTTATGGTGGTCCTTTAGTGGCGTTTTTAGCAATTTCAAGTTCATTTTTTGGACACTATTTTGGCGCTAGAGAAGGAGCTTATGGTATAGTTAGAAAATGTTGTAAATTAGCAGGAAATGAAAATCCAGACTTAAAGAAAATTGCAGCGTATTCAACACTAATAATGTATGTTGTTATGTTAATTACTGCTTATGTAAATCCTAGTATTTTAGGTTTTATAGAAAGTCTTGGTGGGCCAATTATAGCAGCGATATTGTTTTTAATGCCAATGATTGCTATTTACACTGTTTCTAAAATGAAAAAATTTCAAAATAAAGCTTTAGATGCTTTTGTGTTTATCACAGGAATTTTAACTATCATCACTGTGATTTATACTTTTTGAGGTTGTAAATGGGTAGTAATTTAAGTATATTTAAAGTAGGTGTTGGTCCTTCATCTTCGCATACTTTAGGACCAATGTTAGCAGGTAATATGTTTTGCGAAAAAATCAAAGATAAAATTTCACAAATTGTAAAAATTCAAATTAAACTTTATGGCTCTTTGTCTTTAACAGGCAAGGGGCATTTAAGTGATAAAGCTATCATATGGGGTTTGAGTGGTTTAAAAGCCAAAGAGCTTAATGCTGCTTTGCAAGATAGAGTTTTTAACAAAGTTTTGCAAGAAAAAATTTTAGTTTTAAATTCTCAAAAAGAATTAAATTTTGACTATGATAAAGATTTAATTTTTGAAAAAGATTTTTTACCTTTGCATGAAAATGGTTTAAAAGTCAGTGCTTATGATGAAAATGGAGAAATCATTGCTGAAGAAATTTATTATTCAGTGGGTGGTGGTTTTGTTATGAGTGAAGCTGAACTTCAAAAACACAAAGATGGAGCTTGTGAGCAAAAACACACTAAATTAGAACTTGATATTAACAATGCAAGCGATGCTTTAAAAATTTGTGAAGAAAGATCATGGGATCTAGCAAAACTTTCTTATGAATATGAATTGCAATTTCATACAAAAGAAGAAATAAGAGCTTATTGTTTGGAAATTTGGGAAGTTATGCAAGAAGTTTATTATAATGGTATTCATCCAAGTTCAGATTTTCTTCCTGGAAATTTACATTTAAAGCGTCGTGCTAAAGGGCTTAATGAGCGTTTATCTATGACTAGCGATCCTTTAGGGATTATTGATTTTATATCTTTATATGCCATTGCTATTGCAGAAGAAAATGCAAGTGGAGCTAGAGTCGTAACTGCTCCGACTAATGGAGCTTGTGCGGTTGTGCCTGCTGTAATGCTTTATTTAAAAAATCACACAGTGGGTTTTAATGATGAAAAAGCTATGAATTTTTTATTAAGTGCGATGTTAATTGGCTCATTTTATAAAAAAAATGCAAGTATAAGCGGAGCTGAAGCTGGTTGTCAAGCAGAAATTGGTAGTGCAAGTTCTATGGCGGCTGGGGCTATGGCTACTGTTATGGGTTTTAGCGCAAATATAGCTTGTAATGCTGCTGAAATAGCTATGGAACATCATTTGGGCTTAACTTGTGATCCTGTAAGTGGTCTTGTGCAAATTCCTTGTATAGAAAGAAATGCTTTTGGCGCTATAAAAGCAATTTCAGCTGCAAGAATGGCAATGAGTAGAAAATCCACTCCAAAAGTGAGCCTTGATGAGGTTATTAAAACCATGTATGAAACTGGCAAAGATATGAATTCAAAATACAAAGAAACTTCCCTAGGTGGTTTAGCTACAAATCTTACAAGTGTTTGCTAAGAAGTCTTTTTAGACTTCTTGGTTTTACTTCTTTTAAGTCTATTAATGTTAAATTTGCGAAAAAATTTAGGATTAATTTATGATAGAAATCAAAAAACCTTTTGAAATTGAAAAATTACGCAAAGCAAATGAACTTGTAGCGAGGACCTTAGATTATTTAGAAAGTATTATACAGCCTGGTATGAGTTTAAAATTGATAGATCAAAAAGCTGAAGAATTTATACTTGATCACGGGGCAAAACCTTCGTTTAAAGGTTTATATGGCTTTCCTGGTGCAATTTGTATTTCATTAAATCAAGCTTGTATCCATGGCGTTGGCGATGAGAGAATTTTAAAAGAAGGTGATATTTTAGGTCTTGATGTAGGTACTTGTATAGATGGATATTATGGAGATGCAGCACGAACTATACCTATAGGTAAAATTTCAACGCAAGATGAGGCTTTGATAGCTTGTGCTAAAGATGCTTTGTATTATGCTATTGATATTATTAAAGAAGGTATGCGTTTTAAAGAGCTTTCTTATGAGTTAGGTGAATTTATAACTAAAAGAGGATTTGTGCCTTTGAAAGGTTATTGTGGCCATGGTATAGGAAAAAAACCTCACGGAGAACCTGAAATTCCAAATTATCTTGAAAATGGAGCAAGTGCTAAAAGTGGGCCAAAGATTAAAAATGGCATGGTTTTTTGTATAGAACCTATGGTATGTCAAAAAGACGGCACTCCAGTTCATTTAAAAGGAAATTGGGAAGCAGGTAGCAAAGATGGCTTAAATGCTGCTCATTATGAACATTGTGTTGCCATTATCAATGGAAAAGCAGATATTTTATCCAAGTAAAAACTCAAAATCATCTTAATCTTATAAATTCTTTTAGAATGATTTTTTGTAAAATTATTAAAAGAATAAATATGCTAAAATACCGAGCTTAAATTTTTGATGAAAGGAGAAAACTTGGCAAAAGATGATGTTATCGAAATTGATGGTAATGTGATTGAAGCTTTACCAAATGCAACTTTTAAAGTTGAACTAGATAATAAACATGTAATACTTTGTCATATTGCTGGTAAAATGCGTATGCATTATATAAGAATTATGCCTGGCGATAGAGTTAAAGTAGAGCTTACCCCTTATAGTCTTGACAAGGGTCGTATAACTTTTAGGTATAAATAATCTAAGTTATTTAAAAGCAAAGCTAAGATATAATTAGCACTTTTGCAGAAATTGCAATCAAACTGTATGAAGAAGTATTTTCAAAATCACCACTTATTTTGAAAATAGTTGGTTAGTCAAAAAACCTGGTGCAGTTGTAAAAAAGTGGAATTTACAATACAGGAGTAAGGCATGAAAGTTAGACCATCTGTTAAAAAGATGTGCGACAAGTGCAAAGTAGTTCGCCGTAAAGGTGTGGTTCGCATTATTTGCGAAAATCCAAAACATAAACAAAGACAAGGATAATTTATGGCTCGTATCGCAGGTGTAGATTTACCAAAGAAAAAAAGAATCGAATATGGCTTGACTTATATTTATGGTATAGGTTTGCATACTTCAAGAAAAATCTTAGATAAAACAGGAATTTCTTATGACAAAAGAGTTCATGAGCTAAGTGAAGATGAAGCAGCAGCTATCCGTAAAGAAATTCAAGAAAATTACATGGTTGAAGGTGATCTTAGAAAACAAGTTGCTATGGATATAAAAGCATTGATGGATTTAGGAAGTTTTAGAGGATTAAGACATAGAAAAGGCTTACCAGTTCGCGGTCAAAAAACCAAAACTAATGCAAGAACTAGAAAAGGTAAGAGAAAAACTGTTGGTGCAAAATCATAAGGACTAAGAAATGGCAAAAAGAAAAGTAGTAAAGAAAAAAGTAGTTAAAAAAAATATTGCAAAAGGTATAGTTTATATTAATGCAACTTTTAATAACACTATGGTAACAGTTACAGATGAAATGGGAAATGCTATTGCTTGGAGTAGTGCAGGTGGTTTAGGCTTTAAAGGTTCTAAAAAATCAACTCCTTATGCAGCACAACAAGCAGTAGAAGATGCTTTAAATAAAGCAAAAGAACATGGTATCAAAGAAGTAGGTATCAAAGTTCAAGGACCAGGAAGTGGTCGTGAGACAGCGGTAAAAAGTGTAGGTGCTATGGAAGGTATAAAAGTAGCTTTCTTAAAAGATATAACTCCATTAGCTCATAATGGTTGTAGACCACCAAAACGTCGTCGTGTCTAAGAATAAGATATAAGATTTAGGAGAATTATTATGGCAAGATATAGAGGACCAGTTGAAAAATTAGAAAGACGACTTGGCGTAAGTTTAGCAATGAAGGGCGAAAGAAGATTAGCAGGTAAAAGTGCTTTAGACAAACGCCCTTATGCACCAGGTCAGCACGGACAAAGAAAAGCAAAAATTAGCGAATATGGACTTCAATTAAGAGAAAAACAAAAAGCTAAATTTATGTATGGAGTTAGCGAAAAGCAATTTAGAAGATTATTTGCTGAAGCTGCAAGAAAAGATGGAAACACAGGTGCGCTTTTGATCCAACTTTTAGAGCAAAGACTTGATAATGTTGTTTATAGAATGGGTTTTGCAACAACTCGTCGTTTTGCAAGACAGCTTGTAACTCATGGACACATTT encodes:
- the secY gene encoding preprotein translocase subunit SecY, which translates into the protein MNKTLTNKILITLAFLFAYRILAYVPVPGVNVSVIKEFFDSNASNALGLFNMFSGGAAERLSIISLGIMPYITASIIMELLAATFPNIGKMKKERDGMQKYMQIIRYATIVITLVQSIGVSIGLQSLHGKAGQSAIMIDMNTFIALSAVSMLAGTMLLMWIGEQITQRGIGNGISLIIFGGIVSTIPGAISGTVNLVNTGEMNFLTIIAILVVILLTIWAIIIVELGERRIPISYSRKVIMQNQNKRIMNYIPIKINLSGVIPPIFASAILMFPSTILQSSTNEYVLKIYDFLNPNGFFFHFLTFLLVIFFAYFYASIVFNAKDIAENLKRQGGFIPGIRPGEGTANYLNEIASRLTLSGSIYLGLVSTLPWLIVKFFGVPFYFGGTSVLIVVQVALDTMRKIEAQIYMNKYQTLSAVGL
- a CDS encoding L-serine ammonia-lyase, whose translation is MGSNLSIFKVGVGPSSSHTLGPMLAGNMFCEKIKDKISQIVKIQIKLYGSLSLTGKGHLSDKAIIWGLSGLKAKELNAALQDRVFNKVLQEKILVLNSQKELNFDYDKDLIFEKDFLPLHENGLKVSAYDENGEIIAEEIYYSVGGGFVMSEAELQKHKDGACEQKHTKLELDINNASDALKICEERSWDLAKLSYEYELQFHTKEEIRAYCLEIWEVMQEVYYNGIHPSSDFLPGNLHLKRRAKGLNERLSMTSDPLGIIDFISLYAIAIAEENASGARVVTAPTNGACAVVPAVMLYLKNHTVGFNDEKAMNFLLSAMLIGSFYKKNASISGAEAGCQAEIGSASSMAAGAMATVMGFSANIACNAAEIAMEHHLGLTCDPVSGLVQIPCIERNAFGAIKAISAARMAMSRKSTPKVSLDEVIKTMYETGKDMNSKYKETSLGGLATNLTSVC
- the infA gene encoding translation initiation factor IF-1, which translates into the protein MAKDDVIEIDGNVIEALPNATFKVELDNKHVILCHIAGKMRMHYIRIMPGDRVKVELTPYSLDKGRITFRYK
- a CDS encoding ribonuclease HII → MDLVGVDEAGRGALAGDMHMGACKLFVDIADLKDSKKLSEKKRAILYEKIIQNSNFLILAFSPFQIDQLGLSKCLQLGLKIIKMHFNDSEILYDGNLNYGVDGIKTMVKADAKIQAVSAASILAKFSRDQKMKFLSQIYPEYGFDKHKGYGTNFHLEKIKIYNYTPIHRKSFIVKKFEKTLFDLS
- the rpmJ gene encoding 50S ribosomal protein L36; translated protein: MKVRPSVKKMCDKCKVVRRKGVVRIICENPKHKQRQG
- a CDS encoding L-serine transporter — protein: MLSLFGTAVGAGILFLPIKAGIGGFWPVVVMTLIIFPMVYLSHRALSRFVCQAHGHDRDITHAAEEYFGRKVSVFISVLYFFAIFPICLAYCVGITNTFESFIYHQFLPLLNPDGTLASSIRMMYETNVEANGKTIVSLLPLYRAILAFVLVSIFMLIMLFSEELITKVCQWLVYPLCAILFLFSLYLIPQWSFESFGAIPGMKEFITIVWLTLPVLVFSFNHSPAISTFSLSVKREYKENSVQKANQILFRTSVMLLIFVMFFVVSCVLSLTPAELADARAQNIPVLSYFANKLDNPFISYGGPLVAFLAISSSFFGHYFGAREGAYGIVRKCCKLAGNENPDLKKIAAYSTLIMYVVMLITAYVNPSILGFIESLGGPIIAAILFLMPMIAIYTVSKMKKFQNKALDAFVFITGILTIITVIYTF
- a CDS encoding type II asparaginase, whose product is MCAAMALSLGAGIVEAKPKIAILATGGTIAGSIDSAVATTGYTAGVVGVDALIKAVPQIQDLAVIEGEQIANIDSKDMTNEIWLKLAKEVNKLLKSDVDGVVITHGTDTMEETAYFLNLTVKSDKPVVLVGAMRPSTAISADGPKNLYNAVALAVDPQAKNKGVMVAMDDRIQSARGVMKTHSLNVDAFSSPDMGDMGYIVDGKVFFYNTNPKLHTKKSPFDVSKLKELPKVDILYSYANDGSGVAAKALFENGTKGIVVAGTGAGSIHDYQKDVLKELLKKGLKVAVSSRVVSGRVAVSEADAKLGFIDTGDMSPQKARVLLMLALTKTNDPKKIQEYFLKY
- the rpsD gene encoding 30S ribosomal protein S4, with protein sequence MARYRGPVEKLERRLGVSLAMKGERRLAGKSALDKRPYAPGQHGQRKAKISEYGLQLREKQKAKFMYGVSEKQFRRLFAEAARKDGNTGALLIQLLEQRLDNVVYRMGFATTRRFARQLVTHGHILVNGKRVDIPSYRVEAGQKIEVIEKSKNNPQISRAIELTAQTGIVAWVDVEKDKRFGIFTRKPEREEVIIPVEERFIVELYSK
- the murI gene encoding glutamate racemase, with the protein product MKLGVFDSGVGGLSVLKSLLQTNFFEEYIYYGDTARVPYGVKDKDTIVKFSLEALEFFNQKQVDMLIIACNTVSAYALEILRANAKFPILGVIEAGVLATTNTLNDKNSKILVIATKATINSHQYKQRLSQEGYLAVEERATGLFVPMVEEGIFQGDFLNSAFKYYFDDLTYIPDALILACTHFPLISKSLQQYFGKQTRLIHSGEAIALQLKKEYNLKEKYHNPKVSFFASSDEEKLKNIAKIWLY
- the map gene encoding type I methionyl aminopeptidase, giving the protein MIEIKKPFEIEKLRKANELVARTLDYLESIIQPGMSLKLIDQKAEEFILDHGAKPSFKGLYGFPGAICISLNQACIHGVGDERILKEGDILGLDVGTCIDGYYGDAARTIPIGKISTQDEALIACAKDALYYAIDIIKEGMRFKELSYELGEFITKRGFVPLKGYCGHGIGKKPHGEPEIPNYLENGASAKSGPKIKNGMVFCIEPMVCQKDGTPVHLKGNWEAGSKDGLNAAHYEHCVAIINGKADILSK
- the rpsK gene encoding 30S ribosomal protein S11; amino-acid sequence: MAKRKVVKKKVVKKNIAKGIVYINATFNNTMVTVTDEMGNAIAWSSAGGLGFKGSKKSTPYAAQQAVEDALNKAKEHGIKEVGIKVQGPGSGRETAVKSVGAMEGIKVAFLKDITPLAHNGCRPPKRRRV
- a CDS encoding ferritin family protein; amino-acid sequence: MRQYETYKCQKCGNEVEVQNVGGGKLSCCNEEMQCITKDLTAVNLMKAFAGESMARNKYDLFADIAQEEGWHAIARHFREAAENEKWHARAEFKAYHELVDGKALEETAKNLICAADGENYEHTIMYPNFAKIAEDEGKKNIARLFTAIGKVEIEHEREYLALKKMLEEEDFFNSEVEDLWVCEVCGHIHRGKKAPAACPLCKAPKEYFKREFLG
- the rpsM gene encoding 30S ribosomal protein S13; this translates as MARIAGVDLPKKKRIEYGLTYIYGIGLHTSRKILDKTGISYDKRVHELSEDEAAAIRKEIQENYMVEGDLRKQVAMDIKALMDLGSFRGLRHRKGLPVRGQKTKTNARTRKGKRKTVGAKS
- a CDS encoding DNA-deoxyinosine glycosylase, yielding MQFLTHPFEPFFDENSKILILGSFPSIKSREENFYYQHSKNRFWKIFELLFDCKLQTIYDQKLFLKTHHIALWDVIASCKIKNSDDKTISYAKANDINVILNKAKIEKIFVLGKIASKYFVKFYPDVKFFELPSSSPANMSYSLEDLVQKYSIIKEN